Proteins from a genomic interval of Chroococcidiopsis thermalis PCC 7203:
- a CDS encoding low specificity L-threonine aldolase, with protein sequence MVNNPEQFASDNYSGICPEALEYMLKANVGSSPAYGNDEWTQKASDYFRQIFETDCEVFFVFNGTAANSLSLAALCQSYHSVICHEVAHIETDECGAPEFASNGSKLLLAKGEVGKLNPASVEAIVSKRADIHFPKPKVISLTQATELGTLYSIDELLAIKAVAQKYNLKIHMDGARFANAVIAMNKTPAEITWKSGVDVLCFCGTKNGTAMGEAIIFFNKSLAEDFAYRCKQAGQLASKMRFISAPWLGLLETGAWLRNARHANECAEYLENQLLNIEGVEILFPRQVNGVFVQLSEHTIASLSES encoded by the coding sequence ATGGTAAACAATCCAGAACAATTTGCCAGCGATAACTACTCTGGAATTTGCCCAGAAGCCTTAGAATATATGCTGAAAGCGAATGTAGGAAGTTCGCCTGCATATGGTAACGATGAATGGACGCAAAAAGCCTCAGATTATTTTCGGCAAATCTTTGAAACTGACTGCGAAGTATTCTTCGTCTTTAACGGCACGGCTGCTAATTCACTCTCTCTAGCTGCACTTTGTCAGTCTTACCACAGTGTCATTTGTCACGAAGTCGCACATATTGAAACCGATGAATGCGGCGCACCAGAATTTGCTTCTAATGGTTCTAAGTTATTACTAGCAAAAGGCGAAGTGGGTAAGCTAAACCCAGCGTCAGTAGAAGCGATTGTCAGCAAACGTGCAGATATTCACTTTCCCAAACCTAAAGTTATTAGCTTGACACAAGCTACAGAATTAGGAACTTTATATTCTATCGACGAACTTTTAGCAATTAAAGCAGTTGCCCAAAAATACAACTTAAAAATCCACATGGATGGCGCACGCTTTGCCAATGCTGTCATCGCAATGAATAAAACTCCAGCAGAAATTACCTGGAAAAGTGGGGTTGATGTCTTGTGTTTTTGCGGAACGAAGAACGGTACGGCAATGGGTGAAGCAATTATCTTCTTTAATAAAAGCTTAGCAGAAGACTTTGCCTATCGCTGCAAGCAAGCGGGACAATTAGCATCGAAAATGCGATTTATTTCCGCACCTTGGCTGGGTTTATTAGAAACAGGTGCTTGGTTAAGAAATGCGCGTCACGCTAATGAATGTGCGGAATATTTAGAAAATCAACTTTTAAACATTGAAGGTGTAGAAATTCTATTTCCCAGGCAAGTTAATGGTGTCTTCGTGCAGTTATCAGAACATACTATAGCGAGTCTAAGCGAATCGTGA
- a CDS encoding fasciclin domain-containing protein encodes MADIVDIAVGAGSFNTLVAAVQAAGLVDTLKSPGPFTVFAPNDEAFAQLPPGTIQTLLQNIPQLARILTFHVVSGKLMQADLAKVDSVISVEGSPIPINCTDGFEVKNATVLAPDIEADNGVIHVINRVILMG; translated from the coding sequence ATGGCTGACATTGTCGATATTGCTGTTGGTGCGGGTTCTTTCAATACTTTAGTAGCGGCAGTACAAGCAGCAGGGTTAGTAGACACCCTCAAAAGTCCTGGTCCCTTCACGGTGTTTGCACCTAACGACGAAGCATTTGCACAACTACCACCTGGAACTATTCAAACCTTACTACAAAACATTCCTCAATTAGCAAGAATTTTAACTTTCCATGTTGTTTCTGGTAAGTTGATGCAAGCTGACTTAGCAAAAGTCGATTCTGTCATTTCGGTGGAAGGTTCGCCAATTCCGATTAACTGTACTGATGGCTTTGAAGTCAAAAATGCCACAGTATTAGCACCAGATATTGAAGCTGATAACGGCGTGATTCATGTAATTAACCGCGTGATTTTAATGGGGTAA
- a CDS encoding metal ABC transporter permease: MLEALIEPLQYGFMQRSLIVAILVGLLCAVVGSYLMVQRLALLGDAISHSVLPGLAIAFLVGANIFVGAFIAGVISTLLIAWIRTRSPIKEDAAMGIVFSAFFALGITLITTIQKQNKIDLNHFLFGNILGVTFDDVRDTAIIATVVLIVVFLLYKELLFYTFDPLGAQAAGLPVNQLNFGLMLLIALTIVASMKAVGVILVLSLLITPGATAYLLVTRLHQVMILGAAIGIVSSISGMYLSYFFNLPSGPAIVLVVSGLFALAFLFSPNYGVFMRWRQVKTKQLSNE; encoded by the coding sequence ATGCTTGAGGCATTGATTGAGCCGTTGCAGTATGGATTCATGCAGCGATCGCTGATTGTGGCGATTCTTGTTGGTTTATTGTGTGCTGTCGTCGGCAGTTACTTGATGGTACAACGCTTAGCTTTGTTGGGAGATGCCATCAGTCACTCTGTCCTGCCAGGACTCGCGATCGCCTTTTTAGTTGGGGCAAATATTTTTGTTGGGGCGTTTATTGCTGGGGTAATTAGTACGCTGCTGATTGCTTGGATACGCACGCGATCGCCAATTAAAGAAGATGCAGCGATGGGAATAGTATTTTCAGCTTTTTTCGCCTTGGGAATTACCTTAATCACGACAATTCAGAAGCAAAATAAAATCGATCTGAATCACTTTTTATTTGGCAATATTCTCGGCGTGACATTTGATGATGTCCGCGATACGGCAATTATTGCCACTGTAGTATTAATTGTTGTTTTCCTCTTATACAAAGAACTCCTATTTTACACTTTCGATCCGCTAGGCGCTCAAGCTGCTGGCTTACCAGTGAATCAGCTAAATTTTGGTTTAATGTTGTTAATTGCTTTAACAATTGTCGCCAGCATGAAAGCAGTAGGCGTGATTTTAGTATTATCCCTCCTCATTACACCTGGGGCAACAGCTTATTTACTAGTCACTCGCTTGCATCAAGTGATGATTTTAGGTGCGGCGATTGGGATTGTTTCTAGTATTAGCGGCATGTATCTCAGTTACTTTTTTAACTTACCATCCGGTCCCGCGATCGTTTTAGTTGTTTCGGGATTATTTGCCTTAGCTTTTTTATTCAGTCCCAATTATGGGGTTTTTATGCGTTGGCGACAAGTGAAAACCAAGCAGTTGAGTAATGAATAA
- a CDS encoding ATP-binding cassette domain-containing protein — protein sequence MDMNIASAANINISHLGVQYRTQEALRDVNCTVRPGRLTGVFGPNGAGKSTLIKAMLGLVPLSSGNVLYQGKPLVQQLEKVAYVPQRSQIDWTYPATVWDVVMMGRVKKTGLFQRFSTVSRKVAQSALERVGMDAYKNRPIGQLSGGQQQRVFLARALTQEAEIFCFDEPLVGIDQKTQTVIFDVFHELAQARKIVLVVNHDLGESIQHFDDLILLNREIIATGDRVSVLTEDNLYRAYSGKVMYFSGAAA from the coding sequence ATGGATATGAATATCGCCAGCGCCGCAAATATTAATATCAGCCATTTAGGGGTGCAGTACCGCACGCAGGAAGCACTACGCGATGTTAACTGTACGGTGCGACCTGGAAGGCTGACCGGAGTTTTTGGTCCAAATGGTGCGGGTAAAAGTACTCTGATCAAAGCAATGTTGGGACTGGTTCCTCTGTCTAGCGGTAACGTGCTTTACCAGGGAAAGCCTTTGGTGCAGCAGTTGGAAAAAGTTGCATACGTTCCCCAGCGATCGCAAATTGACTGGACTTATCCTGCTACGGTGTGGGATGTGGTGATGATGGGCAGAGTCAAGAAAACGGGTTTATTTCAGCGTTTTTCTACTGTCAGTCGTAAAGTCGCCCAATCTGCATTAGAACGGGTGGGAATGGACGCATATAAAAATCGTCCCATCGGACAGCTATCGGGAGGACAACAGCAACGGGTATTTTTAGCACGGGCTTTGACTCAAGAAGCCGAAATCTTTTGCTTTGACGAACCATTAGTAGGAATTGACCAAAAAACCCAAACTGTAATTTTTGATGTTTTCCACGAATTAGCCCAAGCTAGAAAAATCGTATTAGTTGTGAATCATGACTTGGGAGAATCGATTCAGCACTTTGACGATTTGATTCTGCTCAATCGCGAGATAATTGCTACGGGCGATCGCGTTTCAGTGTTAACTGAAGATAATCTTTATCGCGCCTACAGTGGTAAGGTGATGTATTTTAGTGGAGCTGCTGCTTGA
- a CDS encoding metal ABC transporter substrate-binding protein: MISGRNDKGVGSRESGVGGRGLRGTRETRETRGTRKTRETRGTRETRETRKTRETREKNYFRLTTYDLRLLLLPLALLSSCSQPDASRTSPGTEKPQVVATSTIINDLAERVGGEEIQLRGILKPGDDPHVYEPVPADSQALEDADLILYNGYNLEPGLIKLMNAAGLKRRKLAVGEVVKPLQLDKGKGEIVPDPHVWGDVENSIQMVNRIRDALIELSPEDKEKFTQNAAQLIAQLQELDTWMTRQIQTIPIERRKLVTTHDAFQYFGRAYGMAIAGTLIGISTEEQPSAQTIQKLVEAVKKAGVPAIFAETTINPALITTVAQEAGVKLAPRQLYSDSIGAAGSNGDSYIKMMVANTQTIVEALGGKYEPFESVTSDQ, encoded by the coding sequence ATGATAAGCGGGCGTAATGATAAGGGAGTCGGGAGTCGGGAATCGGGAGTCGGGGGAAGAGGGCTGAGAGGGACAAGGGAGACAAGGGAGACAAGGGGGACAAGGAAGACAAGGGAGACAAGGGGGACAAGGGAGACAAGGGAGACAAGGAAGACAAGGGAGACAAGGGAGAAAAATTACTTCCGACTTACGACTTACGACTTACGACTTCTTCTTTTGCCTCTTGCCCTTCTATCTAGTTGTAGCCAACCAGATGCAAGCCGCACCTCTCCGGGGACAGAAAAGCCGCAAGTCGTGGCGACTAGCACCATCATTAACGATTTGGCAGAACGGGTAGGAGGAGAAGAAATTCAACTGCGGGGAATTTTGAAGCCAGGGGACGATCCCCACGTTTACGAACCAGTCCCAGCCGATAGTCAGGCATTGGAAGATGCGGACTTGATTTTGTATAACGGCTACAATTTGGAGCCAGGACTAATTAAGCTGATGAATGCAGCAGGATTGAAAAGGCGTAAATTGGCTGTAGGGGAAGTTGTGAAACCTTTACAGCTAGATAAAGGCAAAGGGGAAATTGTCCCCGATCCTCATGTTTGGGGCGATGTGGAAAATTCAATTCAAATGGTGAACCGAATTCGCGACGCTTTGATTGAATTGTCACCGGAAGATAAAGAGAAGTTTACCCAAAATGCCGCACAACTGATCGCCCAGTTGCAGGAATTAGATACTTGGATGACTCGGCAAATTCAAACCATCCCCATAGAACGACGAAAATTAGTTACGACGCACGATGCATTTCAATACTTCGGTCGCGCCTATGGAATGGCGATCGCCGGGACTCTAATTGGGATCAGTACGGAAGAACAACCCAGCGCCCAAACTATCCAAAAATTAGTCGAAGCTGTGAAAAAAGCTGGAGTTCCCGCTATCTTTGCCGAGACCACAATTAACCCTGCTTTAATTACTACTGTTGCTCAGGAAGCGGGAGTCAAATTAGCACCGCGCCAACTCTACTCTGACTCGATCGGCGCTGCTGGTAGTAATGGAGATTCGTATATCAAAATGATGGTAGCGAATACGCAAACGATTGTAGAAGCACTGGGAGGAAAATACGAGCCATTTGAGTCAGTAACCAGTGACCAGTGA
- a CDS encoding urease accessory protein UreD, producing the protein MTNYNNSVHHKNTIPSTWHGNLDIVYALRNGKTQPISDRVQAPLKVQRPFYPEGDICHTAILHTAGGIVGGDCLSINLQLQPRSQALVTTTAASKIYRSNGLQARQIVEIQIDEGACLEWLPQETIVFNGANYRQDLRVELAPGASWLGWEITRFGRSARGERFLQGEWRSYTEVWQQGQPLWIDRQWLPGEEAILNSPHGLAGHSIVASLTWIGCEVSPELVTKCRDVTCNVSTTIPITNYGVTRLPHGLLCRYRGSSSIEVRNWFTSVWQLLRLSLLDRSSCLPRVWQQ; encoded by the coding sequence GTGACCAACTACAATAATTCTGTGCATCACAAAAATACTATTCCTTCTACCTGGCATGGCAATTTAGATATCGTGTATGCTCTGCGCAACGGTAAGACACAACCAATAAGCGATCGCGTTCAAGCACCGCTAAAAGTGCAGCGTCCGTTTTATCCAGAAGGAGACATCTGCCATACTGCTATCTTGCACACGGCTGGGGGAATTGTGGGGGGCGATTGCCTTTCCATTAACCTGCAACTCCAACCGCGATCGCAAGCTTTAGTCACGACAACAGCAGCGAGTAAAATTTATCGCAGCAACGGCTTACAAGCTAGACAAATAGTCGAGATTCAGATTGATGAAGGTGCTTGTTTGGAGTGGTTGCCCCAAGAAACAATTGTCTTTAACGGCGCAAATTATCGTCAAGACTTGCGCGTAGAACTAGCCCCAGGTGCTAGCTGGTTGGGTTGGGAAATTACCAGATTTGGGCGTAGCGCTAGAGGCGAAAGATTTTTACAAGGAGAATGGCGATCGTATACCGAAGTCTGGCAACAAGGACAACCTTTATGGATCGACCGACAATGGTTGCCAGGAGAAGAAGCAATTCTCAACAGTCCCCACGGTTTAGCCGGACATTCTATTGTCGCCAGCCTTACCTGGATCGGATGCGAAGTCTCACCGGAGTTAGTAACAAAGTGTAGAGACGTTACATGTAACGTCTCTACAACCATACCAATTACTAATTATGGAGTCACTCGCCTTCCACATGGATTATTATGTCGCTACCGTGGCTCTAGTTCAATTGAGGTGCGAAACTGGTTTACATCTGTGTGGCAGTTACTACGCTTATCATTATTAGACAGGTCTAGCTGTTTACCTAGAGTTTGGCAACAATAA
- the ureA gene encoding urease subunit gamma, translating to MQLTPQEKDKLLIFTAALVAERRKTRGLKLNYPEAVAYISAAILEGAREGRTVAELMSFGATLLMRDEVMEGVPEMLHEVQIEATFPDGTKLVTVHNPIR from the coding sequence ATGCAACTTACGCCGCAGGAAAAGGATAAACTACTCATCTTCACCGCTGCTTTGGTAGCAGAACGCCGTAAAACTAGAGGACTAAAACTAAACTATCCAGAGGCAGTGGCGTATATTTCTGCCGCTATTCTAGAAGGGGCGCGAGAAGGACGTACTGTCGCCGAGTTGATGAGTTTTGGCGCAACTCTCCTGATGCGAGATGAAGTCATGGAAGGAGTACCGGAGATGTTGCATGAAGTCCAGATAGAGGCAACATTCCCTGATGGAACGAAATTAGTTACCGTCCACAACCCGATTCGTTAG
- a CDS encoding class I SAM-dependent methyltransferase, with the protein MILRPHDRIKLDDTNDQQFYSFPRFVTHVDDNFIQQLTQLYRERLKPHTRIFDMMSSWVSHLPEEMEFAHVEGHGMNEEELARNPRLHHYFVQNLNQNPKFPLPDQDFDAVLNTVSIQYLQYPEAVFNEIHRILKPGGIVIISFSNRMFYQKAIQAWRDGTESSRVELVKQYFQAIPGFSEPEVITHQSGTNNFIQWLGVGVKDPFYAVIAQRI; encoded by the coding sequence ATGATTTTGCGCCCTCACGACCGGATCAAGTTAGACGATACCAACGACCAGCAGTTCTATTCTTTTCCGCGATTTGTCACCCATGTAGACGATAATTTTATTCAACAACTGACTCAGTTATATCGAGAACGCCTCAAACCCCACACCCGAATTTTCGACATGATGAGTAGCTGGGTGTCCCACCTTCCAGAGGAAATGGAGTTTGCTCATGTAGAGGGACACGGGATGAATGAAGAGGAACTAGCCCGTAATCCTCGATTGCATCATTATTTCGTGCAAAATTTGAATCAGAATCCTAAATTTCCGCTACCAGACCAAGATTTCGACGCAGTATTGAATACTGTTTCGATACAATACTTGCAGTATCCAGAAGCAGTGTTTAACGAGATTCATCGGATTCTGAAACCGGGCGGAATTGTTATCATCAGCTTTTCCAACCGCATGTTTTACCAAAAAGCAATTCAAGCTTGGCGCGATGGAACGGAGTCGAGCCGGGTAGAATTAGTCAAACAGTATTTTCAAGCCATACCAGGATTCTCCGAACCCGAAGTTATTACCCATCAGTCCGGCACTAATAATTTCATTCAGTGGTTGGGTGTCGGTGTGAAAGATCCGTTTTACGCTGTCATTGCCCAACGCATCTAA
- a CDS encoding glucosamine-6-phosphate deaminase → MSDLPHNFQTDTLAKILPVDALTVRLYDRADELTTDAAKITQRYLQNLLTQQETARVILATGNSQIEFLSKLVNLGEIDWSRIVFFHLDEYLGIDANHPASFRRYLRERVEEKVHPAAFHYIDGDTVQPLAECDRYTKLLLSQPIDLCCLGMGGNGHLAFNEPSVADFQDPDYIKLVKLELSTRQQQVNQGYFNNIAAVPQYAFTLTIPAICLAHKIFCFALGKHKAQAVQQSLEGAIATSCPATILRSQAQATLFLDADSASLLGKSKVKI, encoded by the coding sequence ATGTCCGATCTTCCTCACAACTTCCAAACCGACACACTCGCTAAAATTTTGCCAGTAGATGCGCTGACAGTACGTTTGTACGATCGCGCTGATGAACTTACCACAGACGCAGCTAAAATTACGCAACGCTATTTACAAAACTTACTGACGCAGCAAGAGACTGCTAGGGTAATATTAGCAACTGGCAATTCTCAAATTGAATTTCTCTCAAAATTGGTAAATTTAGGTGAGATAGACTGGTCACGAATTGTCTTTTTCCATCTGGATGAATATTTAGGAATTGATGCTAACCATCCGGCGAGTTTTCGGCGTTACTTGCGCGAACGAGTCGAAGAGAAAGTTCATCCAGCAGCATTTCACTATATTGATGGCGATACCGTACAACCGTTAGCAGAATGCGATCGCTATACTAAGTTATTATTGTCTCAGCCTATCGATCTATGTTGTTTGGGAATGGGAGGCAACGGACACTTAGCTTTTAACGAACCATCAGTAGCAGATTTTCAAGATCCTGACTATATAAAACTTGTAAAGTTAGAATTATCTACTCGTCAGCAACAAGTTAACCAAGGTTATTTTAATAATATTGCAGCCGTACCGCAATACGCTTTTACATTAACAATTCCAGCAATTTGTTTAGCACACAAGATATTTTGTTTTGCTCTTGGGAAACATAAAGCTCAAGCAGTACAGCAGTCTTTAGAAGGTGCGATCGCTACGAGTTGTCCTGCTACTATACTCAGAAGTCAAGCTCAGGCAACATTGTTTTTAGATGCGGATTCAGCAAGCCTTTTGGGAAAGTCAAAAGTTAAAATTTAA
- a CDS encoding N-acetylmuramoyl-L-alanine amidase, with translation MVRPVGAEQQLSVVYPPANHQTVADRIFLVGTAPPTGKVLVNGKPIERSRAGHFAPSFPLRVGENTFILQYQDRQVQLKVQRQDTTPVPPVGLAFGKDSLTPNVDIARMPGELVCFSAIAPPQSTVSVQLGKDNIRLFPQIQQVQLPANSALLTGRNQPTRQLTSGQYQGCTTLPELGNFVDGNNTITSGFTPSSGIQPQFQLILNSQTVTQPSPGKVTVLSPANLEVVEVTANEGVARTGASTDYSRLTPLPKGTRAAVTGKEGEWLRLDYGGWINSKETRTIPGAIPPRSLIRSVSARRVPGATEIVFPLQVPVPISIQQGDRTLTLTLYNTTAQTDTIRLDDDPTISRLDWQQVTPNRLEYIFNLKSQQQWGYKLRYEGTSLVLTLRHSPKIQNSKFKIQNSKFQVSDSRLPCTGAQQCAPTDSPLSGIKILLDPGHGGKETGALGPTGYPEKDINLLISKLVREQLEKRGAEVYLTREEDVDLSLPDRVDIIDKIEPAIAISLHYNALPDAGDAMKTQGLAAFWYHPQAHDLASFLHSYLVQKLNRPDYGLYWNNLALTRPASAPTILLELGFMINPHEFEWIVNPQAQQQLASAIAQGITQWFSNIEINS, from the coding sequence ATGGTACGTCCAGTTGGGGCAGAACAGCAACTATCAGTAGTGTATCCCCCTGCTAACCATCAAACAGTAGCCGATCGCATCTTTTTGGTAGGAACAGCGCCGCCAACGGGTAAAGTTTTGGTTAACGGTAAACCGATAGAACGCAGTCGCGCCGGACATTTTGCCCCTAGTTTTCCCTTGCGAGTCGGAGAGAATACTTTTATATTGCAATATCAAGATCGACAGGTGCAACTAAAGGTACAGCGACAAGATACAACCCCCGTACCACCTGTAGGATTGGCATTTGGTAAAGATTCCTTGACTCCTAATGTCGATATTGCCAGAATGCCAGGGGAACTTGTTTGTTTTAGCGCGATCGCACCTCCTCAATCTACAGTTTCCGTTCAATTAGGCAAAGATAACATTCGCCTTTTCCCCCAAATACAACAAGTCCAACTGCCTGCTAACTCTGCACTTTTAACCGGACGAAATCAGCCAACTCGACAATTAACATCTGGGCAATATCAAGGTTGTACCACTCTACCAGAATTAGGGAATTTCGTAGATGGCAATAATACTATTACTAGCGGTTTCACTCCTAGTTCTGGAATTCAACCACAGTTTCAACTAATATTAAACAGTCAAACCGTGACTCAACCAAGTCCAGGTAAAGTTACAGTTCTCTCACCTGCAAATTTAGAAGTCGTCGAAGTCACGGCAAATGAGGGAGTAGCGCGAACTGGTGCGAGTACCGACTACTCTCGCCTCACACCTTTACCCAAGGGTACGCGGGCAGCAGTTACAGGGAAAGAAGGAGAATGGCTGCGCTTAGATTATGGCGGTTGGATTAATAGTAAGGAAACCAGAACTATACCAGGAGCAATCCCACCGCGATCGCTTATTCGGAGTGTCAGCGCCCGTCGCGTACCTGGAGCAACAGAAATCGTATTTCCACTGCAAGTCCCCGTACCCATAAGCATACAGCAAGGCGATCGCACCTTAACACTAACTCTATATAATACCACCGCTCAAACAGATACAATCCGCCTCGACGACGATCCCACAATCTCTCGCCTCGATTGGCAGCAAGTCACACCCAATCGCTTGGAATATATTTTTAACCTCAAATCCCAACAGCAATGGGGTTATAAATTGCGCTACGAAGGAACGAGTTTGGTGTTGACACTGCGTCATTCTCCTAAAATTCAAAATTCAAAATTCAAAATTCAAAATTCAAAATTCCAAGTTTCCGACTCCCGACTCCCCTGTACGGGCGCACAGCAGTGCGCCCCTACCGACTCTCCTCTTTCTGGAATCAAAATTCTCCTCGATCCCGGACATGGAGGGAAGGAAACTGGGGCATTAGGACCAACGGGTTATCCTGAAAAAGATATCAATTTATTAATCTCTAAATTAGTTCGGGAACAGCTAGAAAAACGAGGCGCGGAAGTTTACCTGACGCGGGAGGAAGACGTAGATTTATCGTTACCAGATCGAGTAGACATAATCGATAAAATTGAACCCGCGATCGCAATTTCTCTACATTACAATGCTCTACCAGATGCAGGTGATGCCATGAAAACGCAAGGATTAGCTGCCTTTTGGTATCATCCCCAAGCACACGATCTCGCCAGTTTTTTACATAGTTATTTAGTCCAAAAACTGAACCGCCCAGACTACGGACTGTACTGGAACAATCTCGCTTTAACTCGTCCCGCTTCAGCCCCAACAATCTTATTAGAGTTAGGCTTCATGATTAACCCCCACGAATTTGAATGGATCGTCAACCCGCAAGCACAACAACAACTAGCCAGCGCGATCGCCCAAGGAATAACACAATGGTTTAGTAATATTGAGATAAACTCTTAG
- a CDS encoding CTP synthase, producing the protein MTKFVFVTGGVVSSIGKGIVAASLGRLLKSRDYSVSILKLDPYINVDPGTMSPFQHGEVFVTEDGAETDLDLGHYERFTDTSMSRLNSVTTGSIYQAVINKERRGDYMGGTVQVIPHITNEIKERIQRVAKNTNPDVVITEIGGTVGDIESLPFLEAIRQFRKDVGRQNVLYMHVTLVPWIPSAGEMKTKPTQHSVKELRSIGIQPDILVCRSDRPLPDGLKAKMAEFCDVSVECVISCQDASSIYEVPLTLETEGLAQQTIELLQLGQRQPDLSQWQTIVQRQANPTHQVEVAIVGKYVRLNDAYLSVVEALRHAAIATNGELHLRWINSEDLEIEGADALLQGVHGIVVPGGFGVRGVDGKIAAVEYAREHQIPFLGLCLGMQCSVIEWARHVARLEDAHSAEFAPNCQYPVINLLPEQQDVVDLGGTMRLGLYPCSLTPNTLAHALYQKPLIYERHRHRYEFNNAYRNLFLESGYVISGTSPDGRLVEIIELPSHPFFIACQFHPEFQSRPSTPHPLFKGFIEAIARRSQPEAIAPTPVEVS; encoded by the coding sequence ATGACTAAATTTGTGTTTGTGACTGGTGGCGTAGTCTCCAGCATTGGTAAGGGTATTGTAGCGGCAAGCTTGGGACGGCTGCTCAAATCGCGAGATTATTCAGTTTCTATTCTCAAACTCGACCCCTATATTAATGTCGATCCAGGTACGATGAGTCCCTTTCAACATGGGGAAGTTTTTGTCACCGAAGATGGCGCGGAAACAGATCTAGACTTAGGACATTACGAACGTTTTACCGATACTTCCATGTCGCGCCTCAATAGCGTCACGACTGGTTCAATTTATCAGGCAGTAATTAATAAAGAACGGCGTGGTGATTACATGGGGGGAACAGTACAAGTCATTCCCCACATTACGAATGAAATTAAAGAAAGGATTCAGCGCGTTGCCAAAAATACGAATCCCGATGTCGTCATTACCGAAATTGGCGGTACGGTGGGAGACATCGAATCGCTACCATTTCTCGAAGCAATTCGCCAGTTTCGTAAGGATGTAGGGCGACAAAACGTCTTGTACATGCACGTTACCCTCGTTCCCTGGATTCCTTCGGCTGGGGAAATGAAAACCAAACCGACACAACATTCTGTTAAAGAGTTGCGGTCGATCGGGATTCAACCAGATATTTTAGTCTGTCGCAGCGATCGCCCCCTACCCGACGGTCTAAAAGCAAAAATGGCTGAATTTTGTGACGTATCTGTTGAATGCGTCATTAGCTGTCAAGATGCCAGCAGTATCTATGAAGTCCCCTTAACTTTAGAAACAGAAGGGCTGGCACAGCAAACCATAGAATTGCTGCAACTCGGACAACGCCAGCCCGATCTCTCGCAATGGCAAACTATAGTACAACGACAAGCCAACCCCACTCACCAAGTTGAAGTTGCCATTGTTGGTAAGTACGTGCGTTTAAACGATGCTTATCTATCAGTAGTAGAAGCTTTGCGCCATGCAGCGATCGCGACAAATGGCGAATTACACCTGCGTTGGATCAACTCGGAAGATTTAGAAATAGAAGGGGCAGACGCTTTACTGCAGGGCGTTCATGGTATCGTCGTCCCTGGAGGCTTCGGCGTGCGCGGTGTAGATGGCAAAATTGCCGCTGTAGAATACGCCCGCGAACATCAAATTCCGTTCCTCGGTTTGTGTTTGGGAATGCAATGTTCTGTAATTGAATGGGCGCGTCATGTTGCACGTTTGGAAGATGCCCACAGCGCAGAGTTTGCCCCTAATTGTCAATATCCCGTAATAAATCTTTTGCCAGAACAGCAAGATGTCGTCGATTTAGGTGGAACCATGCGGCTAGGGTTATATCCTTGCAGTCTCACACCCAATACCCTAGCGCACGCACTGTATCAAAAGCCCCTAATTTACGAACGCCATCGCCATCGCTACGAATTCAACAACGCCTACCGCAACCTATTTTTGGAGTCGGGATACGTCATTAGTGGCACTTCCCCCGATGGACGCTTGGTAGAAATTATCGAACTCCCCAGCCATCCATTTTTCATTGCCTGCCAATTTCACCCAGAGTTTCAATCTCGCCCTAGTACGCCCCATCCTTTATTTAAGGGGTTTATTGAGGCGATCGCTCGACGATCGCAACCAGAGGCGATCGCGCCAACTCCAGTAGAAGTATCATAG
- a CDS encoding Nif11-like leader peptide family natural product precursor gives MTQEHAARFFKAVLQDDALQARLKATTEPEAFIQIASERGYKFTVAELDAQISKLTPEEMAAVINPGISPRRRLMPR, from the coding sequence ATGACCCAAGAACATGCTGCCCGCTTTTTTAAAGCCGTACTGCAAGACGACGCATTGCAAGCTAGACTTAAGGCTACAACTGAACCAGAAGCTTTCATTCAGATTGCATCTGAACGAGGATACAAATTCACAGTTGCTGAATTGGATGCTCAAATTAGCAAGTTAACTCCTGAAGAGATGGCTGCGGTAATCAACCCAGGGATTTCTCCACGACGGCGTTTAATGCCTAGATAA